One window from the genome of Rickettsiella endosymbiont of Xylota segnis encodes:
- the hisS gene encoding histidine--tRNA ligase, protein MTEKIQAIRGMNDILPMEIFTWQKVENSLRKLAKQYGYQEVRFPILEKTELFKRCIGDVTDIVEKEMYTFIDRNGESLSLRPEGTAGCVRAGIEQGLLYNQIQRWWYLGPMFRHERPQKGRYRQFHQFGMEVFGIGRPYIDAELILMTARLWDELGLKHQLSLQINSLGSSISRKLHKESLVNYFTQHLKYLDEDSQRRLQTNPLRILDSKNPEMQELIEKSPKLLDYLDSDSQQDFCTLQEILTNTHIDFTINPRLVRGLDYYNKTVFEWILTDEQQAAQNTVCAGGRYDKLVEHLGGHATPAVGFAIGLERLINLLPKLNSATSISVPDIYFIAINDIAIQKALIFAEHLRAKLPTVTLMLDVSGDGIKSQFKRADKSGARFALILGDDEVKSNTFIIKNLREKSPQEIVSQDQTLKKLQECLIHE, encoded by the coding sequence ATGACAGAAAAAATACAAGCGATTCGTGGCATGAATGATATTCTGCCGATGGAAATTTTTACATGGCAGAAAGTTGAAAATAGTTTGCGTAAGCTTGCTAAGCAATATGGATACCAAGAAGTTCGTTTTCCCATTCTAGAAAAAACCGAGTTGTTTAAACGTTGTATTGGCGATGTAACTGATATTGTTGAAAAGGAGATGTATACTTTCATTGATCGTAATGGCGAAAGTTTATCTCTAAGACCTGAAGGAACTGCGGGTTGTGTTCGAGCTGGTATAGAACAAGGTTTACTTTACAATCAAATTCAACGTTGGTGGTATTTAGGCCCCATGTTTCGGCATGAACGACCTCAGAAAGGCCGCTATAGACAGTTCCATCAATTTGGCATGGAAGTGTTTGGTATAGGTCGTCCTTACATTGATGCCGAATTAATTTTGATGACAGCACGTCTTTGGGATGAATTAGGTTTAAAACATCAATTAAGTTTGCAAATTAATTCATTGGGGTCTTCAATTTCGCGTAAGTTACATAAAGAAAGCTTAGTTAATTATTTTACTCAACATCTAAAATATTTAGATGAGGACTCTCAGCGGCGATTACAAACCAATCCATTACGTATTTTGGATAGTAAAAACCCTGAAATGCAGGAGCTCATTGAAAAATCACCTAAGTTACTTGATTACCTTGATTCTGATTCTCAACAAGATTTTTGTACTTTACAAGAAATACTTACGAATACACATATTGATTTTACCATTAATCCTCGTTTGGTCAGAGGCTTAGATTATTACAATAAAACAGTTTTTGAATGGATTTTGACAGATGAACAGCAAGCTGCTCAAAATACAGTTTGTGCAGGAGGTCGATACGATAAACTAGTAGAACATCTAGGTGGACATGCCACCCCGGCAGTGGGTTTTGCCATAGGCTTAGAACGTTTGATTAATTTATTACCTAAATTAAATTCTGCAACATCCATCTCTGTTCCGGATATTTATTTTATTGCAATAAATGATATTGCTATTCAAAAAGCTTTGATTTTTGCAGAACATTTACGAGCAAAGTTGCCTACGGTTACTTTGATGCTTGATGTGAGCGGAGATGGGATTAAATCTCAATTTAAACGTGCAGATAAAAGTGGGGCGCGTTTTGCTTTAATTTTAGGGGATGATGAAGTAAAGTCTAACACTTTCATTATTAAAAACTTAAGAGAAAAAAGTCCACAAGAAATCGTCTCCCAAGATCAGACGTTAAAAAAACTGCAGGAATGTTTAATACATGAATGA
- the bamB gene encoding outer membrane protein assembly factor BamB, whose product MNKIYIFGLFICVFFLTACAGLGDDNTPMPAPLTAYPFQLQPVLIWSIATGRGMDDDYLHLRPVIQQNQIFVASKSGLVTALDLAHGRKIWQKNIKQVITSGPAVNDGIVVMVTKQPKVMALAADTGDVLWQAILPNQVLAPPAIGQGQVIFKTVDGQVLALNLQNGELLWSYEHGSPMLILRPSSAPQVIDNRVIVGFSDGKLAALNLRSGSLIWERNITFPQGVTAADQLIDIAVDPILSCDVIYVVTYQGELAAVSLRSGRILWQRSFSSYSGLTVGNSLYITDTDGVVWAFNRSTGELLWQQQVLKHRGLTAPALYGNSLIIGDQEGYIHWLAQSDGHLLARDLVHENASIIADPVVDYPMVCILTREGGLSAWTHTSLPV is encoded by the coding sequence ATGAATAAAATTTATATTTTCGGTCTTTTTATTTGCGTATTCTTTTTAACAGCTTGTGCGGGTTTAGGGGATGATAATACACCTATGCCAGCACCTTTGACTGCATATCCTTTCCAACTTCAACCAGTATTAATATGGTCTATAGCAACCGGCAGAGGTATGGACGATGACTATTTACATTTAAGGCCTGTTATTCAACAAAATCAAATTTTTGTTGCAAGTAAATCCGGTCTTGTAACAGCTTTAGATTTAGCCCATGGTCGTAAAATATGGCAAAAAAATATTAAGCAAGTTATTACGAGTGGCCCAGCTGTTAATGATGGAATAGTTGTTATGGTTACTAAGCAACCTAAAGTGATGGCTTTAGCGGCGGATACAGGAGATGTCTTATGGCAAGCAATCTTGCCTAATCAAGTATTAGCTCCTCCCGCTATCGGACAAGGTCAAGTTATTTTTAAAACGGTAGATGGGCAAGTATTAGCATTAAACTTACAAAACGGTGAATTATTATGGTCTTATGAGCATGGTTCACCTATGTTAATCCTAAGACCAAGTAGCGCACCACAAGTTATAGATAATAGGGTTATAGTTGGTTTTTCAGATGGTAAATTAGCCGCGCTGAATCTAAGGAGCGGTAGTTTAATATGGGAGCGAAATATTACGTTTCCACAAGGGGTGACTGCCGCCGATCAATTAATTGATATAGCTGTGGATCCAATATTATCTTGCGATGTAATTTATGTAGTGACTTATCAAGGGGAACTAGCAGCAGTTTCTTTACGGTCTGGACGAATTTTATGGCAAAGAAGTTTTTCAAGTTATTCGGGTCTTACCGTAGGAAATAGCTTGTATATAACAGATACTGATGGTGTTGTATGGGCCTTCAATCGTTCCACGGGTGAATTGCTTTGGCAGCAGCAGGTACTAAAACATCGAGGTTTAACTGCCCCGGCTTTATATGGAAATAGTTTAATTATAGGTGACCAAGAAGGCTATATTCATTGGCTTGCTCAATCAGATGGTCATCTTTTAGCAAGGGATCTTGTTCATGAGAATGCCAGTATTATAGCAGATCCCGTCGTGGATTATCCGATGGTATGTATCTTAACTAGGGAAGGTGGTTTATCTGCTTGGACGCATACAAGCTTGCCTGTATGA
- a CDS encoding Dam family site-specific DNA-(adenine-N6)-methyltransferase — MKSFLKWAGNKHRIIDKLKFYLPKTDRLVEPFLGSATVFLNTSYPTYVLGDSNLDLIHLYKYLQQEGQFFIDYCRFFFQNNFNTAEEFYRLRRLFNDCKEHRKRAALLLYLNKHCFNGLARFNRKGEFNTPFSYYKTPYFPEKEMQYFYVHAKRAEFIHGDFLSTLEYVKQGDVIYCDPPYVGLSKTANFTQYTSEGFSHTQHICLASAARNLAANGIRVIISNHDTEFTREIYTGATIISLIVQRNISSKGSERKKAKELLAIFS; from the coding sequence ATGAAATCTTTTTTGAAATGGGCAGGAAACAAACATCGAATTATCGATAAACTTAAATTCTACTTACCTAAAACTGATCGTTTAGTCGAACCTTTTTTAGGTTCTGCTACTGTCTTTCTTAACACTTCATATCCTACTTATGTATTAGGTGACAGCAATCTTGATTTAATTCACTTATATAAATATTTGCAACAAGAAGGTCAATTTTTTATCGATTATTGTCGATTTTTTTTTCAGAATAATTTTAATACTGCCGAGGAATTCTATCGTTTACGTCGTTTATTTAATGATTGTAAAGAACATCGTAAAAGAGCTGCTTTATTACTATATTTAAATAAACATTGCTTCAATGGATTGGCTCGATTTAATCGAAAAGGGGAATTTAATACTCCTTTTAGTTACTATAAAACTCCCTATTTTCCTGAGAAGGAAATGCAATATTTTTATGTGCATGCAAAAAGAGCGGAATTTATTCATGGAGATTTTTTGTCTACACTAGAATATGTAAAGCAAGGAGATGTAATATATTGCGATCCTCCTTATGTTGGATTATCTAAAACTGCAAATTTTACACAATATACGTCTGAAGGATTTAGTCATACCCAACATATTTGCCTAGCAAGTGCTGCAAGAAATTTGGCCGCGAATGGTATTCGAGTGATAATTTCCAATCATGATACAGAATTTACTCGTGAAATTTATACAGGTGCAACAATTATTTCATTAATAGTGCAACGCAACATTAGCAGTAAAGGATCAGAACGAAAAAAAGCTAAAGAACTATTGGCTATTTTCTCCTAA
- a CDS encoding class I SAM-dependent methyltransferase yields MNTNFSIAITCSEICLLSAAKELAKNNSLPYIDYLESKKFDYLLTLSPTGLYLEDVEKKLGLLKIDFLQGKLAYRLNHLQNQKQLLARAIGLKPNFKPVVLDATAGLGCDSFVLAQLGCPITLLERSPIIFLLLEDALKRALVHPKFLSLSVQLIKIEALIYLKQITSNMHLSPEIIYLDPMFPHSTKSALVKKEMRFLRHVVGEDNDAPNLLKLALTCAKRRVIVKRSRLSRYLAQIKPHHSIFGKQHRFDVYLTHFSN; encoded by the coding sequence ATGAACACTAACTTTTCTATTGCAATAACTTGTAGTGAAATTTGTTTATTATCTGCAGCAAAAGAGTTAGCAAAAAATAACTCCTTACCCTATATAGATTATCTTGAAAGTAAAAAATTTGATTATCTTTTAACTTTGAGTCCAACGGGTCTATATCTAGAGGATGTCGAAAAAAAACTCGGCTTATTAAAAATTGATTTTCTTCAAGGAAAACTAGCTTATCGGCTAAACCATCTTCAAAATCAAAAGCAATTGTTGGCTAGAGCAATTGGATTAAAACCTAATTTTAAACCGGTAGTTTTAGATGCGACAGCAGGACTTGGATGCGATAGTTTTGTTTTAGCGCAGTTAGGTTGTCCCATCACTTTATTAGAACGTTCACCGATAATTTTTCTTTTATTGGAGGATGCTCTAAAACGCGCTTTAGTTCACCCAAAATTTCTATCTTTATCGGTTCAACTAATAAAAATCGAGGCACTTATTTACTTAAAGCAAATAACTTCCAATATGCATTTATCTCCTGAAATTATTTACCTAGACCCAATGTTTCCTCATTCTACTAAATCTGCTTTAGTAAAAAAGGAAATGCGCTTTCTTCGACACGTTGTAGGGGAAGATAATGATGCACCTAATTTACTGAAATTAGCACTCACCTGTGCAAAGCGACGTGTTATAGTAAAAAGGTCTCGATTATCTAGGTATTTAGCACAAATAAAACCCCATCATAGTATATTCGGTAAACAACACCGTTTTGATGTATATTTAACTCATTTTTCTAACTAA
- the ndk gene encoding nucleoside-diphosphate kinase: protein MTIQKTLSIIKPDAVRKNCIGEITKRFENSELKVIAARMVKLKKDQAEKFYEIHKDRSFFNELVEFMCSGPVMIQVLEGVNAILKNRELMGATDPQQALPGTIRADFAESVGQNAVHGSDSIETAKQEIAFFFTPDQCFGEGSK from the coding sequence ATGACAATTCAAAAGACCCTTTCTATAATTAAGCCTGATGCGGTAAGAAAAAATTGTATTGGCGAGATTACTAAAAGATTTGAAAATTCGGAATTAAAAGTTATTGCAGCCAGAATGGTGAAGCTGAAGAAAGATCAAGCTGAAAAATTTTATGAAATCCATAAAGATAGGTCTTTTTTTAATGAATTGGTTGAGTTTATGTGTTCAGGGCCAGTGATGATACAGGTTTTAGAGGGAGTTAATGCGATTCTAAAAAATCGTGAATTGATGGGAGCTACTGACCCACAACAAGCACTCCCAGGTACAATTCGTGCAGATTTTGCAGAAAGTGTGGGTCAAAATGCAGTTCATGGATCCGATAGTATTGAGACAGCTAAACAAGAAATTGCTTTCTTTTTCACGCCAGATCAATGTTTTGGTGAAGGTTCTAAATAA
- a CDS encoding glycerophosphodiester phosphodiesterase has translation MFPLYQVNAKPLVIAHRGGAGLWPENTLFALQEATKLGADLSEIDIHMTRDGVLVAIHDESVDRTTNARGLVQDLTLAELKKLDAGYRWTSDEGHTFPFRDQGIKIPSLNEIFAAFPKQVINIEIKQNDPPIVAALRELINQHKKTKQVLVSAFNARTMKVVRRLCHNIATAGTQAELDRFSKLSKLFLTRPFLLSATALEVPYEMVTAHFVKAAHKKNIRVDVWTVNEVEEMERLLALEVDGILTDFPDRMLNLLQKAE, from the coding sequence ATGTTTCCACTTTATCAGGTTAATGCAAAACCGCTTGTTATCGCTCATCGTGGAGGAGCGGGGTTATGGCCTGAAAATACTTTATTTGCATTGCAGGAGGCTACAAAACTAGGAGCAGATTTAAGTGAGATTGATATTCATATGACTCGGGATGGGGTTTTAGTTGCTATCCATGATGAGTCAGTCGATCGGACAACGAACGCTAGAGGATTAGTACAAGATCTCACATTAGCTGAATTGAAAAAATTAGACGCAGGGTATCGTTGGACTAGTGATGAAGGTCATACATTTCCTTTTCGGGATCAAGGAATAAAAATTCCAAGTTTAAATGAAATTTTTGCTGCTTTTCCAAAGCAAGTTATAAATATAGAGATAAAACAAAATGATCCACCTATTGTAGCGGCTTTAAGGGAGCTGATAAATCAGCATAAAAAAACTAAACAGGTATTAGTATCTGCTTTTAACGCACGGACTATGAAAGTAGTGCGCAGGCTTTGCCATAACATTGCTACCGCAGGTACACAAGCTGAGCTGGATCGCTTTTCTAAATTGAGCAAACTATTTTTAACGCGCCCTTTTTTATTATCTGCTACTGCCTTAGAAGTCCCTTATGAGATGGTAACTGCACATTTTGTAAAAGCGGCGCATAAAAAAAATATACGGGTTGATGTTTGGACGGTCAATGAAGTAGAAGAAATGGAAAGACTACTAGCTTTAGAGGTAGATGGTATATTAACGGATTTCCCGGATAGAATGCTGAACTTGCTTCAAAAGGCTGAGTAG
- the pilW gene encoding type IV pilus biogenesis/stability protein PilW — protein sequence MISILKQFIIIILIVTLTACSVFSKSRTQVSGSQASDVNVQLGLAYLENGDVQRAHQKLLLAEQQSPGSLQAKGAMGYFLESTGSLSSADAYYRRAITLNPKSGAAQNNYGTFLCRRGRYSEADQHFLLALQDPSYLNTAQVYENAGLCAMQIPDTEKALGYFTQAITQDPKRAISWLELGRINYQTKNYQQAQQYLDHYMQLVKEPTANALWLGAVLARNLGNQTAAGSYTLKLQTRFPNSDAYKALIHTPKLKTKHKSKQLYY from the coding sequence ATGATTTCGATATTAAAGCAATTCATCATCATTATTTTAATAGTAACGCTTACGGCTTGTAGTGTTTTTTCAAAATCTAGAACACAAGTATCCGGTTCGCAAGCATCCGATGTAAATGTTCAGCTAGGTTTAGCTTATTTAGAAAATGGTGATGTACAACGTGCACATCAAAAATTATTGCTCGCTGAACAACAATCGCCGGGATCCTTGCAGGCAAAAGGGGCCATGGGTTATTTCCTAGAAAGTACTGGAAGTTTGTCTTCTGCAGATGCTTATTATCGTCGCGCGATTACCCTTAATCCAAAATCCGGTGCTGCACAAAATAATTATGGTACTTTTTTGTGTCGTCGTGGTCGTTACTCGGAAGCGGATCAGCACTTTTTATTGGCATTACAAGATCCTAGTTATCTTAATACGGCTCAAGTCTATGAAAATGCAGGTTTATGTGCTATGCAGATACCTGATACTGAAAAAGCCTTAGGGTATTTTACACAAGCAATTACTCAGGACCCAAAACGGGCGATTTCTTGGTTGGAATTAGGAAGAATAAATTATCAAACCAAAAACTATCAACAAGCTCAGCAATATTTAGATCATTATATGCAGCTTGTTAAAGAGCCTACAGCTAATGCTTTATGGTTGGGCGCTGTTTTAGCCAGAAATTTAGGAAATCAAACAGCTGCAGGTAGTTATACTTTAAAGTTACAAACAAGATTCCCAAATTCTGACGCCTATAAAGCATTAATTCATACACCTAAATTAAAAACCAAACATAAAAGTAAACAACTATATTATTAA
- the der gene encoding ribosome biogenesis GTPase Der — translation MDAYKLACMTTSALPSIVLVGRPNVGKSSLFNCLTKTRHALVADTPGLTRDRLYGKGVVGNQPYIVVDTGGLTGSKEKDIAFLMEQQTQRAITEADHVLFLVNGREGLSVLDQQLAQLLRRLNKKITLVINKSEGLDPVLLQSEFSPLGFHTKSLANISAIHGQGIRELMEKVLSHFLNIETLTMEHALFEEDVAPRIKVSIIGKPNVGKSTLLNRILGEDRAIVFDQPGTTRDSIANDVEYRGKLYTFIDTAGIRRKSKTVQEIEKFSVIKSLQAIEASNVVLLVIDAQKGISEQDLHLLGFILESGRALIIAVNKWDGLSNEQRAQVKKDLDRRLQFVTFAKLIFISALHGTGVGNLFALIQQAYRSATQTLSTSRLTRLLEQAVSAHQPPLSRGRSVKLRYAHPGGYNPPVILIHGQHTSFLPESYRRYLENFYRKTLKIIGSPIRIEFRDK, via the coding sequence TTGGACGCATACAAGCTTGCCTGTATGACCACTTCTGCTTTGCCTAGTATTGTTCTTGTAGGGCGACCCAATGTAGGAAAGTCGAGTTTATTTAATTGCTTGACTAAAACTCGACATGCTTTAGTTGCAGATACTCCTGGTTTAACTCGAGATCGACTTTATGGCAAAGGGGTTGTAGGAAATCAACCTTACATCGTAGTGGATACGGGAGGTTTAACTGGAAGTAAAGAAAAAGATATTGCTTTTCTTATGGAACAGCAAACCCAACGTGCCATTACTGAGGCCGATCATGTTCTATTTTTAGTTAATGGCAGGGAAGGTCTGTCAGTATTGGATCAGCAATTAGCACAACTTTTACGTCGGCTAAATAAGAAAATTACATTAGTGATTAATAAAAGTGAAGGCTTAGATCCTGTTTTATTACAAAGTGAGTTTTCACCATTAGGTTTTCATACGAAATCACTTGCAAATATTTCTGCAATTCATGGTCAAGGGATTCGAGAATTAATGGAAAAAGTATTAAGTCATTTCCTTAATATTGAAACTTTAACCATGGAACATGCGCTTTTTGAAGAAGATGTTGCTCCAAGAATAAAGGTATCTATCATAGGAAAACCTAATGTAGGTAAATCAACCCTATTAAATAGGATTTTAGGAGAAGATCGAGCTATCGTTTTTGATCAGCCGGGGACCACTCGTGATAGTATTGCAAACGATGTAGAATATCGGGGTAAATTGTATACTTTCATTGACACCGCAGGCATTCGTCGAAAATCAAAAACGGTACAAGAGATAGAAAAATTTTCTGTAATTAAAAGTTTGCAGGCTATTGAGGCAAGTAATGTAGTTTTATTGGTGATTGATGCACAGAAAGGCATAAGTGAACAAGATTTGCATCTTTTAGGATTTATTCTGGAAAGTGGAAGAGCACTTATCATAGCTGTAAATAAATGGGATGGCTTGTCTAACGAACAAAGAGCGCAAGTCAAAAAAGATTTGGATCGGCGTTTACAATTTGTAACTTTCGCAAAACTTATTTTTATTTCAGCTCTTCACGGAACGGGTGTTGGTAATTTATTCGCATTAATCCAACAAGCCTATCGGTCTGCAACGCAAACTCTATCTACGTCACGCTTAACTCGTTTATTAGAACAAGCGGTAAGCGCACATCAGCCTCCTTTGAGTCGCGGACGAAGTGTTAAATTACGCTATGCTCATCCAGGAGGATATAATCCCCCAGTAATCCTCATCCATGGACAACATACTAGTTTTTTACCGGAATCTTATCGGCGTTATCTTGAAAATTTTTATCGCAAGACGTTGAAAATTATCGGTAGTCCAATTCGGATTGAATTTAGAGATAAATAA
- a CDS encoding YfgM family protein, producing the protein MNELIAIEQAENVKKWCREYGVGILIGIIFAVFISWGWNYWRQEKENNLLLASMQYERLMASIATGEKISILNSLADGLLKNYPYTPYASLAALQLAKLAVNENNLIEAANRLVSIIDHGHDQALQSIARLRLARILLNQNQAKEALNLLSKNEDKAYIPIFLEEKGDILNNLGHRKEALQNYLASEQAFGNIIEQPLLKMKINNLVYA; encoded by the coding sequence ATGAATGAATTAATCGCAATAGAACAAGCTGAAAATGTAAAAAAATGGTGCCGTGAATATGGTGTCGGAATTTTAATAGGTATTATTTTTGCTGTTTTTATTAGTTGGGGCTGGAATTATTGGCGTCAAGAGAAAGAAAATAATTTGCTTCTAGCATCAATGCAGTATGAACGTTTAATGGCATCAATAGCCACGGGTGAAAAAATCTCTATTCTCAATAGTTTAGCAGATGGATTGTTAAAGAATTATCCATATACTCCTTATGCATCTTTAGCAGCCTTACAATTAGCTAAATTAGCAGTTAATGAAAATAATTTAATTGAGGCTGCGAATAGATTAGTTTCGATTATTGATCATGGTCATGATCAAGCTTTACAATCTATCGCACGGTTACGTTTAGCGCGAATTTTATTAAATCAAAATCAAGCAAAAGAAGCGTTGAATTTACTATCTAAAAATGAAGATAAGGCTTATATTCCGATTTTTTTGGAGGAAAAGGGAGACATTCTTAATAATTTAGGCCATCGCAAAGAAGCACTCCAAAATTATTTAGCTTCTGAGCAAGCTTTTGGAAATATTATTGAGCAACCTCTGTTAAAAATGAAAATTAATAATTTGGTTTACGCTTGA
- a CDS encoding methyltransferase type 11, with amino-acid sequence MRALTLFLYEAVMHPSMVGALFPSSKKLANRLTQQISNNSGLVVELGAGTGAITAALINQKGLFCQLIVIERSAKLSKLLMQRFPELRIIQGDACQLGKLINQSTSAPIQTIVSSLPLRTLSPSIVEKIGIQINHVLTKGGLYIQYTYSLWGKPLCPAPQLKLVHQQWVWQNLPPARIDVFRHE; translated from the coding sequence ATGAGGGCACTTACTCTATTTCTTTATGAGGCTGTCATGCATCCTAGTATGGTAGGCGCATTATTTCCTAGCTCAAAAAAACTTGCTAATCGTTTAACTCAACAAATATCAAATAATTCTGGATTAGTAGTCGAACTGGGGGCTGGGACAGGGGCTATAACAGCTGCTTTAATAAACCAAAAAGGGCTCTTTTGTCAGCTTATCGTAATTGAACGATCTGCAAAACTTTCTAAACTTTTAATGCAACGCTTTCCGGAATTACGAATTATTCAAGGAGATGCATGTCAGTTAGGTAAGTTAATTAATCAATCTACCTCTGCACCTATACAAACTATCGTTTCGAGTTTGCCCTTACGCACTTTATCACCTTCTATTGTAGAAAAAATTGGTATTCAAATTAATCATGTTTTAACAAAAGGCGGGTTATATATTCAATATACCTACAGTTTGTGGGGAAAACCCTTATGCCCTGCCCCGCAGCTAAAATTGGTCCATCAACAATGGGTATGGCAAAATTTACCTCCAGCACGTATTGACGTATTTAGACACGAATGA
- the rlmN gene encoding 23S rRNA (adenine(2503)-C(2))-methyltransferase RlmN: MNVPLKNLLDFDRDGMELFFQELGEKPYRAQQVLKWIHQKGKDIEMMSDLSKSLRSKLRSLAQINLPEIVFEKQSDDGTRKWLLRLSDGNCIETVFIPEVNRGTLCVSSQVGCALNCSFCSTAKQGFSRNLTVAEIIGQVWLAVRSLSDGSLRHDHTVSNIVMMGMGEPLLNFDNVVKAMNLMMDDFAYGFSKRRVTLSTSGIVPALRRLSEISEVALAVSLHAPNDELRDRLVPINKKYPLAELLEVCRNYFKGDNRRRITMEYVMLEGINDHPEHARQLIKILEGIPVKVNLIPFNPFPDTVYRRSSLATIENFKNILMRAGFNAITRKTRGEDIDAACGQLVGRVQDKSYRSRERQKVIPILIESSA; the protein is encoded by the coding sequence ATGAACGTACCCCTAAAAAATTTACTCGATTTTGATCGAGATGGGATGGAGCTCTTTTTTCAAGAATTAGGAGAAAAACCTTATCGAGCGCAGCAGGTTTTAAAATGGATTCATCAAAAGGGTAAGGATATCGAGATGATGAGTGATTTAAGTAAATCATTGCGTTCAAAACTTAGATCATTAGCACAAATCAATTTACCAGAAATAGTTTTTGAAAAACAGTCTGATGATGGTACTAGAAAATGGTTGTTGCGACTGAGTGATGGTAATTGTATCGAAACTGTTTTTATCCCTGAGGTAAATAGAGGCACTTTGTGTGTTTCATCACAAGTAGGCTGTGCATTGAATTGTAGTTTTTGTTCAACCGCGAAACAGGGATTTAGTCGTAATTTAACCGTAGCAGAAATTATTGGACAAGTATGGTTAGCAGTGCGTAGTTTGTCAGATGGGTCTTTACGACATGACCATACTGTCAGTAATATTGTGATGATGGGCATGGGAGAACCTTTATTAAATTTTGATAATGTTGTTAAAGCAATGAATTTAATGATGGATGACTTTGCCTATGGTTTTTCTAAACGTCGTGTTACTTTAAGTACTTCAGGTATAGTTCCTGCATTGCGACGTTTATCTGAAATAAGTGAAGTAGCCCTTGCGGTATCTTTACATGCACCAAATGACGAACTAAGGGACCGTTTAGTTCCTATCAATAAAAAATATCCTCTTGCTGAATTATTAGAAGTATGTCGAAATTATTTTAAAGGGGATAATAGAAGACGTATTACTATGGAATATGTCATGCTAGAGGGAATCAATGATCACCCTGAACATGCGCGGCAATTAATAAAAATTTTAGAAGGCATTCCTGTTAAAGTAAATTTAATTCCCTTCAATCCTTTTCCTGATACGGTTTATCGTCGTTCTTCTCTTGCAACAATTGAAAATTTTAAAAATATTTTAATGAGAGCTGGATTTAATGCAATAACGCGAAAAACCAGAGGTGAAGATATTGATGCAGCATGTGGTCAATTAGTAGGACGCGTTCAAGATAAAAGTTACCGTAGCAGAGAACGTCAAAAAGTAATTCCTATTTTAATTGAATCATCTGCATGA